The DNA sequence TCCTGCCAGTCTGTCTAGCCCGTCTAGTAACAATATCTCCTCCCGTTCTAACAGACTGAATCATAACGTGTCATTTCAGTGATTTAAGCTCAAAATCTATCTGTAGAAAGCTAAGATTGATTGGGGTATTTCCTTTAGGGTCATGGCTCTGATAGAAAAAGTCTGCATCCAGAAGAGGTTCCCAAAGATTGTGGAGGACTGGATATTCGTTGTACCGTACCAGACCAGATACATCTATTGAGTGAGAGAAAGGTAGCAgcttatatatattattcattttggATATGGATAGGGATCCCCAGATTCCCGTCACTATGGATTGATTGTCTTTACCTAACTATATGGTAGTGGTCTAGGGAGCGCAATTGCCAGAGCACGGGAGAATGAAGAGTAATGATTTCAGCAAGAGCAGCCGGACGGACTACTATAGTAAGTCCAGTGACTACTAGAGTAGAGTTGAGTCAAATGGTATGGTATAGCAGTCTTTTCGAGCGAGCCTCTAAGATCCTCTGTAAACCCCCATGATATGGTAAAAGGAGGATATTAGATCACTGTAAGTGGAGATTCCTCTGCAGAAAGTCGGATGAGGGGAGACCTTCACATCCGATTCAGAGGACGGGAATATCCCGACCCTACTATCATTATgcctttctaaaaaaaaaatcggtTCTTACATGAAGCGCATCTTTGGACCATATAATTTACTGGACTTAGGTGAAAACACTTACCTTCGTCACATTTATATGCCGGAATATAATTAGACCGACAAAAGCCAAACTGATATGTGATGTCTAAGTAAAATGTCTCAAATTTGTCATATGAATCCTTTTCTTTGGTTGGTTGTAATTTGAACCTTCACAATAATATGCAATTATCATGTTACCCTTACGTAGACCCTGTGTTAATGTGAAAtagttatgttatatatatatatattttttttttctatgctaTAAATTCCTGCATTTGAATGCATGCCGAAAATTATGTCATTTTTGCACGTCAAGTAAGTAAAATACATTGGCAATGTATATCATTAAAATGGGTGTCAGATTTTGGCATCATCACGAAGAAGTTACAAAAGAAAGATCATTTGCACGACCATGACCACACGATGAGAATTAAGACGTGAAAACAATTACACAGCAAAAGTATGAAAGCCAAGATAAATGCATGGCAGATCAAGTTGCTTCCAATAGCGTTCTACATTATGTCATTCCATCATATCTGAAAGCAACTTTTGAAGAGTAGATAGATAAGAGTCTCGCTCattataataacttttttttcagaatttattATTGCTGTAAAGTAGTTTTATATATCTACATCTAATTATCTAATAttccattaataaaaataattattttttacattaatcacataaattattatttaaaagaatgaatataattaaataattatataaaatattttatattattaatatattaaaattaaatttttttaattcttaatatttgaatttgagaTTGACTATTCGCTAATTGATCAAGATAGTACTTTCTACATTGATAGTGCATGTTATTGTAGTagtattcatttaaaaaaaaaaaagaaaaaaaattgaatcaatGTAAGTACTTTGCATAAGATATATAGCTCTTAACTTTCACAGCTAAAATTAGAATGTGTGTGCAAATTCGTTGAACACTTAATTAGTATTAGTATAGGCTACGTTTGTTTTTGAGAACAGAAtaggacaagacactgagaacatGATAGAATAAGGCACTGATGGatagagatacaaaattttatgtttttatattctgtttggtgataaaataaaacaaattatgaaaatctaatttattcttttttttttcattcaaaaaatttgagatgaaaaatataattatgaaaaaggaCATTGTCTCTagacacattgtctctgtccatatctcttctgtcaaacacgattttgtgtctctatATTCCTGTCTCGAtgtcctgtctctgtaaacaaacgcagccatACATATGATTATTGCAATTGAAGAATgaaaatgtatttatatatacttTGGATATATAAAGCTTTTATGAAGTATCTAAATCCACCGATCAGACAAAGGAATCTggatacattttttattttaattgtgaaGCAAAACTTGATTAGGCTGTTACTGCTAGCTTTGTCATGGATGATTCCAACATTAAATGATCATGCATGTTACTGTTGTGACTTGAGAGTTTTTCTTCAGAAGACAAGAAGATTCATTGTTTCAAAGAATCCACAGTAGGACAAAATTAACTTATACATTGGCACTATTGCCCTTTGGCCCCATTTACATACATAACAAGACATAAACATAAAATTGAAGGTAAGACAAATAATCACCCACAAAACATGTTATTGATTATTTGTGACACTAACTATATATTATTAAACAGTTAAATTAATCTTCAactaattttaaatcaaatattttaattttcaactaatttttattgctttgaatttttttaaaaattactctTGCTAAATAGATTAGTCCTTattatatcattttttataaaattttcaatatgcataattgataaataaatttttaataaactttAGAGTAAACTACCAAAAATACACCCGAATAATTTTGTCGCTACAAAATTATGTTATCAACAAAAATAccctcaaataattttaaaattcgacAAAAATGctcaaaaagatttttttttaagtgataaatgacttttgtatttgacaaaccgtttatgcatttgatccaaaattttatagGAATATTTAGATAACTgtttaaaaaatacacaaaaaattggataaaaaattgatctcagtattttttttttatttttaagtattattggttgttgacaaaaaaaaatcacaaaaaatatatatatacttagcgaaaaatcaccaaattttaaggataaaaatattttatttttctaatcatgcttgcaaaaaattgtatcaaaattcaatttttaaagtattttttgagaatacatatttaatgttggatatttttgttgcattttaaaattatttgaagacatttttgtcaataacaaaatttAAGTGCATTTTTTGTCCACGACAAAACTATTTAAGTACATTTTTTGTGGtttacctaaattttattataagataataaatcctaaaaaaataattatgataaGACAAATTAATTCTCCTTTAAGTATCAAATAGAATCTATTTGATAGGTAATTTTTAAGGACTTCTACAGTGATAAAATTTTGTTTAGGATCAAGTGTATGATgtgaaactttttaaaaaaactaatttggTCATAAAAATAAAGGGAAGTGAATGATTGATCTAGTAAATATTGTTACAGATATGGTTGTTGCTTTAAAATCGATTTTAGAACAACATCAATAGTGAGATCTAAAAGGTAAATATGTAAAAAATTACGTTTTTAAATTGAGAGCAGTATACTCAAATGAGCACGAAGATCTTGAAAAATTCCATCTAATACtaagataaagaaaacaaaatccatttttattaaaaatacgtAATTATTTAAGTTTTGAACCATAATCATATGTCTTTAGTCCCATATGACTTAGACTTGATTTAGGAAAATTTTGACTTTTTATTACAAGTAgtttattaaatttgatttttaaaagataattgttaaaaaaaattacaatatctatatttgataaattaaactaaaaataaattttaataagaaaactaaataataattatatttcataaaataaattttaaattttaaaataataataataaatataaataaaaatatagaatttggccttaataattaattaaatataattataaatatatattaatatataagagTTATATTAAACACTTTAATTTTGATAATAAGTACAaattgatattaaaaataatcttttaaataattttaaaaacatcttaactttttaaaattacaaacataaatatatatttttatttattaaatataaaataaaatacttatattttttaaaaatataaatatttttttataaaattttaccaaatcaaTGTTAATTATAAgagtttttatatatttatttattcaacTACACATCTCTTCTTCGTCTCATTGGAGAAGACTTCAGAGCTTCTTCCTAATAGTTTACctttcaagtaatttttttttttaaattttcagagataaattctctcaatttttttattattttatttataaaatataatttcttattttatattctttaagtagaaaaaatatatataaaaaatattaaataattaaaattatactttattaaataattagaagaaaaaaattgaggAAATTCACACCCCCTCTATCCCACTTAGTTTAAACCCCTTCTTCACtcattatgataaattaataattgttATTAACAGTAGTAGCATATAGCAGGCTAGTACCTATTATTCATGTGAAACATTATTGTACAAAGACAAATAGCAAAATATTTGTCTTGATCGTGTAGCTGCAATAGCCACTCATTCTAAtttctacaaaataaaaaatgaataaataaataaaatgataacTACATAATCTAGCACCGCACGTTCAATTTGGCttcacttttatatatatatatatatatatatatatatatatatatatatatatatatatatatatatatatatatatattattgtggtCCAAATCCCTATCTTATATAACAAGAGCTATCTACCAAATCAAAGTTATTATTCCAGCAGTATGAATATATAACTCGACAACTAAGCCGTTGTTGTCTTTTGTGTCAATCTCATCCGAATTTTTATCTGTGTATTAATAAATAatgcattaaaaatattaaaatacttaCTTATTAGTTACTCACAATAATTATTCGTGTTGAAATTTAATCCACTTGACTGATACCGATGATTCCATAACATTCTACACTTTGTTCTTGCCCCATCAATCACATGTATATTATGAAACACGGACACGCATGTCAGATacattttggacacgacactCGTCTGATACGCATGTCTGCTGTTTTTAATTATGTCTGATtttcttttagatatttttagacacacctaaatacaATCACGTATctgcgtgtccagtcttatttttaacatatattcttaaaataaatttagatatagtatatattattatttattaaaacaaaaaatattttaaatacttgatataattaaaataagatattaaaaaaattaaaaattttaatttatattttaatatcaataaaatattaaaatatcattacaatttatctaaaaaatactttatattttatatatatgtgtgtcctcgtgtcatgtaagattttaaaatttgcgtgCCGGCAtgtcccgtgtcgtgtcgtgtcctaTATCCATGCATCATagcatatatataataaccaataCTAGGTCTAAATCACCAGAAAGCAcatggttaattaattaaaaggaagcTCATAATAGGTGTTTTACTTCAAAATCGAAGtggtttaatatctaaatttTAGAAACAAATCTACTCTTCTTtatgaatatttatttttgatagtgtattcaaaattcttttaattgattaaaataataaaagaaaatttgaaaaaaaagtaaataaatttaaaagtaaaatggttaaaattaaaatgaataacattaaatttaaataaaaaaataaattatcgaaggacttttaaaataaaaaaacagaatgctgaatcttaaaagaaattaaaaaagtaaatttgttGGAAagataaatttgtaaaaaaaataaagattacaagaaatttaaattgaaagtaaaagatatagaaaaaattttacaaaaaaaaaagctcTTAGCAGACTCAGAAATTTGATGGGAATATAAGTGTGCGAAATTGTTTTTTGATATGAGATTCCAACCCTTTTTTCTTTCATCTTTTAGCTATTTATACAGCTTTTCAGCCAATCAAAACCAAACAAATATATCCCATATGAATATAATCTTGAGTAACCGTTCTCACGCTTTGAATGTTGTCTATAATTTTCATCAATTGTCTTCACTTATTAACTTCTTCATTTCTTCGATTACtttattctttttcaataaaTCCTTATCAATCAAAATTCACTTTCTTATCGATATGCTATATCGACCCATTAAATAAGTTTCTACTTCGAAACTCAaaacttatttattttaagtGTGTCTCTAAAAACTGTTAATAGACATATTGACATAAGCAGGTAGCTTGATGAGACTACTCCACATGATGCAAGGAACAACAAAAAAGCGAAGCAAATTAAAAGCAAAGAGGATAAACACAAAGTGATGATCCTTGAAAATAGAAGCATTAAAACAAAATCCATATGAGAATACAGAATCACTATACAGCCTCTTCGACTTCTAGCAACATTCATGACAAGGGAACAAGCAAGAGAAAAGTTAACGTATatacagtagtagtagtagtgacAAAATAATTCATCATCTATGTTTGTATTTAAAGGGTAAAACAATAATTTAACCTTTTATGTTTAAATTAAGTCTTAATTTTACTTACATTTAAAacgtcatatttttttaatatcaaaccTCTTGTTtcgtcattttttttaattaatgttcATGTCAAAAATTGaagttttttttctaaaaatatatatttcttttgttatCATCTTCCAAATAACGATAACAATCGTATATATGATgaccatatataataataattgtagcaatttgaaaattagattgatgaaaaaaataaaagaaagaagaagagaataatgaaagaaaaattttattttaaaaaaataattttgatcaaaaataaaaataagacaaataaaatatttaaaacaaaataacttttaaatattaggataaaattaagatttagttcaaatattaaagactaaaacaacgctttatctttatttaaaacttgttattttaaagttataaaataaattttaagaatttagttaatatatatccATCATAGATTATTATTAATAGAagtttttacatttttatttcaataaatacataataaatataataaaaaatttaaattttatattttttcaaaaagaatttcGGTCAATAACCCTAAGAGATATTGACTAAATTCAttcaatatcaaaatttaatttaaacggTTTTTTTCATTGCTTAAATTATGAACCCAACCAACTCGGTATTCATAAATAATTCTCCACTATGCAAAAAAGAGCAACTGTCAAACAATTGTCAAATACAATTATAAAAGAATAATGTCACTCGttaatttctttatatatatatatatatatatatatatataaaacatttcattcaagaaaattagaaattaaatagaCTTATCTTTGTCTttgttcttatcttttaaaattctTAAGAATCAAATATTGAACTCACTCTCAGATTTTAGTTCAATATAATTGTAACTTGACCTTCATATTTTTTCACACATCAGTGCATGAGTACATATACGTAATATTTAGTTAGTTAGATTTAGTTAGAACTGACTTTATTTATAATTAGCTAGATTATTACTTTTAGTCTACGTATAAATATACTAATTTATTAATGTATAAAtactattaatatttttaatactctTTGTTTTATTAGGTATTATGTGACACTAGTAGATCACAATAGTATAATAGAATATGAAAAGGTaactagtataattttttttttgttatatataacTGTACTTTTTGTCTCTATAAAGATATGATTTATTCACTAATATAATAGacacattttttctcttttttagctTGCATAGCataatctttctttttttactaACAAATCTGCAGTTCAGAACATATTTtatcatggtgcggtgagcgtggaagAGCTAGCTACAAATATTGTTAAGTAAGAAGTGTGAACTTTGCCTCTTCTTTCTGCGATATCCATGGCAAATCGAAAAGCTAGAGTAGAGAATCCAGAAAATTCGCAACTGCAAACATTTTCAATGAGTGATTTACAAAATCTCACAAGATTGATGAATCAACTTGCCAGCCTTCAAACGCAAGTAGGGAGATCAACATTGAGCCCGATTTAAGACCAGATAAGTCCCTTCTACCTCCATCCAAATGAAAACCCAGGTTTATCACTAACTCAAGTTTCTCTTAAAACTCGAAATTATCACTCATGGACGAGATCGGTTTGGCTATCCATCAAATCGAAGAACAAGTTGGGATTTATTGATGGAAGCATTCTAAAACCTGAAAAAACTGACTCAACCTATGAAGCCTGGACAGATGCAACACATTTGTACTATCGTGGTTGCATTCTTCTCTAAGCACAAAGATTCTTCAGAGTGTTCTTTGGTGTAACATGGCCTCGGAGCTTTGGAACGATCTCAAGCACAGATTCTATGAAGGTGATTTGTTTCGGATAGCTGATCTTCAAGAAGAGATGTTTGCGATAAAGCAGGGAGATCTATCCATCACTGCATATTTCACTAAACTTAAGGGAATTTGGGAAGAACTTGATGAGTTCAAACCAATCCCATCATGTGCCTGTGGAGTATCATGCTCATGTGGACTAAAGATCATAAGAGAATATAGAGACCAAGAACATGTTGTTAGAATTTTGAGAGGATTAAATGAGCAGTACACAATAATGAAATCACAGATTATGTTGATGGTGCCACTACCCAGTGTGAATTCCATCTATTCTTTGCTTTTGCAACAAGAAAGACAATTAACCAACTCAGATCAAAGTGAAGAAAGGATGCTAGTTAATGCTGTCAATATTGGAGGAACtggtaatgaaaataataaagggTTTGGTATAACCTTGAATGCAAATTCTTGTATCACAAATCGAGGTGGCAAAGGTGGACGTGGCCGAGGCCGAGGTAGAGTTAGTAGTGGAAGAGGAATGATGAGAAGTTATTCTCATTGTAGGAAGGCTGGACACACCATAGAGACCTGCTACCATAAGCATGGATTTTCTCCTCATTTACAAAAGAGATTTGGAGTAGCAAATGTGAACAATATGATTGTTGCTGAGAAAACATGTTGAAATGGCAACATACCTGATATGCGTTCAACTCAAGAGGAGAATAGTAAAAGCCTAGACAACAACTTATTTTTCGAAGATCAAAAACAAGAATTGATTTCTCTATTCCAGCAATATAAAGATGATTTTGCTCATAATTCTCTTCAAACACAAGCTATAAACACAATGATAGCTCCTTCAGCAGATATACACCATATTTTATCAGTTTTTCACATTGCTTTACACACACAACTAGATAATTGACACTGGTGCCATTGCACATGTTACTTTTTCTCTTCAAACCTTTCACTCTCATCACACAATAGATCCTGTATTAATCAAATATCCAAATGGAACTGAGACCATAACTACAATTAGTGGAACTATAAT is a window from the Arachis hypogaea cultivar Tifrunner chromosome 17, arahy.Tifrunner.gnm2.J5K5, whole genome shotgun sequence genome containing:
- the LOC140180772 gene encoding uncharacterized protein; the protein is MASELWNDLKHRFYEGDLFRIADLQEEMFAIKQGDLSITAYFTKLKGIWEELDEFKPIPSCACGVSCSCGLKIIREYRDQEHVVRILRGLNEQYTIMKSQIMLMVPLPSVNSIYSLLLQQERQLTNSDQSEERMLVNAVNIGGTGNENNKGFGITLNANSCITNRGGKGGRGRGRGRVSSGRGMMRSYSHCRKAGHTIETCYHKHGFSPHLQKRFGVANVNNMIVAEKTC